One part of the Actinomyces howellii genome encodes these proteins:
- a CDS encoding MalY/PatB family protein translates to MHSAHRPSPSCPQARPDTASEAAATAAPSGSPTLTCPSAFDLVHDRTGTGSLKWDFAAQRGRPASALPLWVADMDHQAPACVTSALLWRVRHGIFGYSEPDDAYDAALVGWFSRRYDWEIDPGWNVVTPGVVPALALAVRALSDPGEAIVIEEPVYYPFREVVEDNGRTVVSVPLVRGADGVYRRDAAALEEALSSTGARLLLLCNPHNPVGRVWSRAELCELAEITGRHAVRVVADEIHADLALPGRRTTPFASLGPEIAARTITCTSPSKAFNLAGLQVANILIADPDLREAFSRELAATGYSQPNALGLTACRAAYESGDAWLDELREHIAEARRHVVERLETIPGVEAGPCEGTYLLWLDCSGLLEASRLQAGELDAFLTQEAGLWLDDGAIFGAGGAGFTRINVACPRATLDQALDRLAAGVEVLLSRRDGRPVPLSA, encoded by the coding sequence ATGCACTCCGCCCACCGACCCTCCCCCTCCTGTCCCCAGGCCCGTCCGGACACCGCCTCCGAGGCAGCCGCGACGGCCGCGCCTTCTGGCTCACCGACCCTGACCTGCCCGTCCGCCTTCGACCTCGTCCACGACCGCACCGGCACCGGCTCCCTCAAGTGGGACTTCGCCGCCCAGCGAGGACGACCGGCCTCCGCCCTGCCGCTGTGGGTGGCCGACATGGACCACCAGGCACCTGCCTGCGTCACCTCGGCCCTGCTGTGGCGGGTACGCCACGGGATCTTCGGCTACTCCGAGCCCGACGACGCCTACGACGCCGCCCTCGTGGGCTGGTTCTCCCGCCGCTACGACTGGGAGATCGACCCGGGATGGAACGTCGTCACCCCCGGGGTCGTGCCCGCCCTGGCCCTGGCGGTACGGGCCCTGTCCGACCCCGGGGAGGCGATCGTCATCGAGGAGCCGGTGTACTACCCCTTCCGCGAGGTCGTCGAGGACAACGGGCGCACGGTCGTGTCGGTGCCGCTCGTGCGCGGGGCCGACGGCGTCTACCGCCGGGACGCCGCTGCCCTCGAGGAGGCCCTGTCGAGCACGGGGGCGCGACTGCTCCTCCTGTGCAACCCGCACAACCCGGTGGGCCGCGTGTGGTCGCGGGCCGAGCTGTGCGAGCTGGCGGAGATCACCGGACGTCACGCGGTGAGGGTCGTGGCCGACGAGATCCACGCCGACCTCGCCCTGCCGGGCAGGCGCACGACCCCCTTCGCCTCCCTGGGCCCCGAGATCGCGGCGCGCACGATCACCTGCACCTCGCCGTCGAAGGCCTTCAACCTCGCGGGGCTGCAGGTCGCCAACATCCTCATCGCCGACCCCGACCTGCGCGAGGCCTTCAGCCGCGAGCTCGCCGCCACGGGCTACTCCCAGCCCAACGCCCTGGGCCTGACAGCCTGCCGCGCGGCCTACGAGTCGGGCGACGCCTGGCTCGACGAGCTGCGTGAGCACATCGCCGAGGCGCGCCGCCACGTCGTCGAGCGCCTTGAGACGATCCCCGGGGTCGAGGCGGGCCCCTGCGAGGGCACCTACCTGCTGTGGCTCGACTGCTCGGGGCTGCTCGAGGCATCGCGCCTCCAGGCCGGCGAGCTCGACGCGTTCCTCACCCAGGAGGCGGGCCTGTGGCTCGACGACGGCGCGATCTTCGGCGCCGGCGGGGCGGGCTTCACCCGGATCAACGTCGCCTGCCCGCGCGCCACCCTCGACCAGGCCCTGGACCGGCTGGCCGCCGGGGTCGAGGTCCTCCTCTCCCGCCGGGACGGACGCCCCGTCCCCCTGTCCGCCTGA
- a CDS encoding trans-sulfuration enzyme family protein → MSHSPQHTVPSNPAYDDRSGCRSAPIHHHPSWASWAEQSESWGTDTVLAHVGTSTDPTTGAITTPIHLSTAFGHPGMRQSTGYDYTRTAAPTRDVLQDALARLDGGAAGFALTSGMAAVQLAVTTLAPPGSRIVALEDLYGGTFRYLAVLAEQGVYEVDFVVGPEGLREALERPASLVLIETPTNPMMVQIDIAEAARWAHDAGALLAVDNTFYTPVICRPLELGADIAVYSATKYLGGHNDLMAGTLVVADPALGERLQYMLNTTGANLGPFDAFLLLRGLKTLALRMERHESNAARVVSFLESSPHVTRVLYPGRSGMVSFELAEDVDVSVFLESVRVFTFAESLGGVESLVTCPSVQTHADVPPEVRAAYGLSDRLMRLSVGIEDPKDLVADLRQALETARATETSSGQRA, encoded by the coding sequence ATGAGCCACTCCCCCCAGCACACCGTGCCCTCCAACCCCGCCTACGACGACCGCTCCGGTTGTCGCAGCGCGCCGATCCACCACCATCCCTCGTGGGCCTCATGGGCCGAGCAGTCCGAGTCCTGGGGGACCGACACGGTGCTGGCCCACGTCGGCACCTCCACCGACCCGACCACCGGGGCGATCACCACCCCGATCCACCTGTCAACCGCCTTCGGCCACCCGGGCATGCGCCAGTCCACCGGCTACGACTACACCCGCACCGCCGCCCCGACCCGCGACGTCCTCCAGGACGCCCTGGCCCGGCTCGACGGCGGGGCCGCCGGCTTCGCCCTGACCTCCGGGATGGCGGCCGTCCAGCTGGCCGTCACCACCCTGGCCCCCCCAGGGTCCCGTATCGTCGCGCTCGAGGACCTCTACGGCGGCACCTTCCGCTACCTGGCGGTGCTGGCCGAGCAGGGCGTCTACGAGGTCGACTTCGTCGTCGGCCCCGAGGGGCTGCGCGAGGCCCTTGAGCGCCCCGCCTCCCTCGTGCTCATCGAGACGCCGACCAACCCGATGATGGTCCAGATCGACATCGCCGAGGCCGCGAGGTGGGCCCACGACGCCGGCGCGCTCCTGGCCGTCGACAACACCTTCTACACCCCGGTCATCTGCCGTCCCCTCGAGCTGGGCGCCGACATCGCGGTGTACTCGGCAACGAAGTACCTCGGGGGCCACAACGACCTCATGGCGGGCACCCTCGTCGTGGCCGACCCGGCGCTGGGGGAGCGGCTCCAGTACATGCTCAACACGACCGGAGCGAACCTCGGGCCCTTCGACGCCTTCCTCCTTCTGCGCGGGCTCAAGACCCTCGCGCTGCGCATGGAGCGTCACGAGTCCAACGCCGCGCGGGTCGTGTCCTTCCTCGAGTCCAGCCCGCACGTCACGCGCGTGCTCTACCCCGGGCGCTCGGGCATGGTGTCCTTCGAGCTGGCCGAGGACGTCGACGTCTCCGTCTTCCTGGAGTCAGTGCGCGTGTTCACCTTCGCCGAGTCCCTGGGCGGGGTGGAGTCCCTCGTCACCTGCCCGAGCGTCCAGACCCACGCGGACGTGCCGCCGGAGGTCCGGGCGGCCTACGGGCTGAGCGACCGTCTCATGCGCCTGAGCGTGGGGATCGAGGACCCCAAGGACCTGGTGGCCGACCTGCGCCAGGCCCTCGAGACCGCTCGGGCCACCGAGACGTCGTCGGGGCAGCGGGCCTGA
- a CDS encoding GuaB1 family IMP dehydrogenase-related protein: MQFLNGMTPTFDLTYDDVFMVPSRSAVHSRTAVDLSTQDGSGTTIPLVVANMTAVAGKRMAETVARRGGLTVIPQDIPLDVVADTVSRVKSSHLLYDTPVVVKPHHTCGYALGLIPKRAHGAAVVIDPDTGVPVGLVDVGDVSDVDRFTQVREVMSTELLTLPEGIDPREAFARLKSAHRRLAPVVDASGRLVGLLTRSGAVRATIYAPAVDASSRLRVGAAIGMNGDVARKAADLVEAGVDVLVVDTAHGHQDRMVEAVTAVRAALPEGLPVVAGNVVSAAGVRDLVEAGASIVKVGVGPGAMCTTRMQTGVGRPQFSAVLECAEEADRLGAHVWADGGVRHPRDVALALAAGASNVMVGSWFAGTHESPGDIQHDAQGRAYKESFGMASARAVQHRTAGEDAFERARKGLFEEGISAGRMYLDPARPGVEDIIDSIIAGVRSALSYAGAESIEQFRSKAVIGIQSASGYREGAPVPVSW; encoded by the coding sequence GTGCAGTTCCTCAACGGCATGACGCCGACCTTCGACCTCACCTACGACGACGTCTTCATGGTCCCCTCGCGCTCGGCGGTCCACTCCCGCACCGCCGTCGACCTGTCGACCCAGGACGGGTCGGGCACGACGATCCCGCTGGTCGTGGCCAACATGACCGCCGTGGCGGGCAAGCGCATGGCGGAGACGGTGGCCAGGCGCGGCGGGCTGACGGTCATCCCGCAGGACATCCCCCTCGACGTCGTGGCGGACACCGTCTCGCGGGTCAAGTCCTCCCACCTCCTGTACGACACCCCCGTCGTCGTCAAGCCGCACCACACCTGCGGCTACGCCCTCGGTCTCATCCCCAAGCGCGCCCACGGCGCCGCCGTCGTCATCGACCCGGACACCGGCGTGCCCGTGGGACTGGTCGACGTCGGGGACGTCTCCGACGTCGACCGCTTCACCCAGGTGCGTGAGGTGATGAGCACCGAGCTGCTCACCCTGCCCGAGGGGATCGACCCGCGTGAGGCCTTCGCCCGTCTCAAGAGCGCGCACCGTCGCCTGGCGCCCGTCGTCGACGCCTCCGGCAGGCTCGTCGGGCTGCTCACCCGCTCCGGCGCGGTCCGCGCGACGATCTACGCCCCCGCCGTCGACGCCTCCTCCCGCCTGCGGGTGGGCGCCGCCATCGGCATGAACGGCGACGTCGCCCGCAAGGCCGCCGACCTCGTCGAGGCCGGTGTCGACGTCCTCGTCGTCGACACCGCCCACGGCCACCAGGACCGGATGGTCGAGGCGGTGACGGCCGTGCGCGCGGCGCTTCCCGAGGGTCTGCCGGTCGTCGCGGGCAACGTCGTGTCGGCCGCCGGGGTGCGCGACCTGGTCGAGGCGGGGGCCTCGATCGTCAAGGTCGGCGTGGGCCCCGGCGCCATGTGCACGACCCGCATGCAGACCGGCGTCGGGCGCCCCCAGTTCTCCGCCGTCCTGGAGTGCGCCGAGGAGGCCGACCGCCTGGGCGCCCACGTGTGGGCCGACGGCGGCGTGCGCCACCCGCGCGACGTCGCCCTGGCCCTGGCTGCCGGGGCCTCCAACGTCATGGTCGGCTCCTGGTTCGCCGGGACCCACGAGTCCCCGGGAGACATCCAGCACGACGCCCAGGGGCGGGCCTACAAGGAGTCCTTCGGGATGGCCTCGGCCCGCGCCGTCCAGCACCGCACGGCCGGGGAGGACGCCTTCGAGCGGGCGCGCAAGGGGCTGTTCGAGGAGGGAATCAGCGCCGGGCGGATGTACCTCGACCCCGCCCGCCCCGGGGTGGAGGACATCATCGACTCGATCATCGCCGGGGTGCGCTCCGCCCTGTCCTACGCCGGGGCGGAGAGCATCGAGCAGTTCCGTTCCAAGGCCGTCATCGGCATCCAGTCCGCCTCGGGCTACCGCGAGGGGGCACCGGTCCCGGTGTCTTGGTGA
- a CDS encoding alpha/beta fold hydrolase, with protein MRRSLTCALTTAACLTLTATACQPLSPSTSTDPATAAATEPAAAASTSPSQPTPQVDSPSASPSPAAEAASSAPAEPAPSPSPAAEAASSAPAEPVASPSPAEPTSQPSSQPTSQPSSQVPSGLETFYAQELAWGECSDGSSGYQCATLTVPLDYSDPSGQTITVALKRLPASDGHAENGSLFLNPGGPGGSGLSYLTEVTPFLPADLLASYDVIGFDPRGVGASTPITCWSSEDLASVEAGTPGYAPVDDGALTEAPELDTSPQSEAEAETAPAAAGDTAEAAVSDGREAAALCEQHSEVPELLDHMDATTVARDMDVMRDVVGDERLAYLGVSYGTYLGSVYAEQFPGNVGRFVLDSAMDPALTRAEIHEGNMSSKESTVHAYVESCLGSGQCPLSGTTQEAVAQLTAFLDGLDASPLSVAGSATGLNRATTVSLIHAFTTDDPQYWPHLTQALTPALTEHNGTELVTQANLLASAGQNEADDSEATRPIEDVLTAMWNSEYALLAVHCSDYPETGDLASWDAQAAELRAAYPISYDKTGAYMDAFCHGWGHGSGAREPAAVSAEGSGPILVVGNTLDHRTPYAWAEDLVGQLDNGHLLTVEAAIHGQLGANTCSTGQMSEFLVTGALPEAGQTCPADPLPPLEG; from the coding sequence ATGAGACGCTCATTGACCTGTGCCCTGACAACCGCCGCATGCCTGACCCTGACCGCCACCGCCTGCCAGCCCCTGAGCCCGTCCACCTCCACCGACCCCGCCACTGCTGCCGCCACCGAACCCGCCGCGGCCGCAAGCACCTCCCCGAGCCAGCCCACCCCCCAGGTCGACTCCCCCTCGGCCTCCCCGTCCCCCGCCGCGGAGGCGGCGAGCAGTGCCCCCGCGGAGCCGGCGCCCTCCCCGTCCCCCGCCGCGGAGGCGGCGAGCAGTGCCCCCGCGGAGCCGGTGGCCTCGCCCTCCCCCGCCGAGCCCACGAGCCAGCCCTCGAGCCAGCCCACGAGCCAGCCCTCGAGCCAGGTCCCCTCGGGCCTGGAGACGTTCTACGCCCAGGAGCTCGCCTGGGGTGAGTGCTCTGACGGCTCGAGCGGCTACCAGTGCGCGACGTTGACCGTGCCGCTGGACTACTCCGACCCGTCCGGCCAGACGATCACGGTCGCCCTCAAGCGGCTTCCGGCCTCGGACGGGCACGCCGAGAACGGCTCGCTGTTCCTCAACCCCGGCGGGCCGGGAGGCAGCGGCCTGTCCTACCTCACCGAGGTCACGCCCTTCCTGCCCGCCGATCTGCTGGCCTCCTACGACGTCATCGGCTTCGACCCGCGGGGCGTGGGGGCGTCGACGCCGATCACCTGCTGGAGCTCGGAGGACCTCGCCAGTGTCGAGGCCGGGACCCCGGGATACGCCCCCGTGGACGACGGCGCGCTCACCGAGGCACCCGAGCTCGACACCTCCCCCCAGTCCGAGGCGGAGGCTGAGACCGCTCCGGCTGCCGCTGGTGACACCGCCGAGGCGGCCGTGTCCGACGGCCGGGAGGCGGCCGCGCTGTGCGAGCAGCACTCCGAGGTCCCCGAGCTGCTCGACCACATGGACGCCACGACCGTGGCCCGGGACATGGACGTCATGCGCGACGTCGTGGGAGATGAGCGGCTCGCCTACCTCGGCGTCTCCTACGGCACCTACCTGGGCTCCGTCTACGCCGAGCAGTTCCCCGGCAACGTGGGCCGGTTCGTCCTCGACTCGGCGATGGACCCGGCGCTGACCCGCGCCGAGATCCACGAGGGCAACATGTCCTCCAAGGAGAGCACGGTCCACGCCTACGTCGAGTCCTGCCTGGGGTCGGGCCAGTGCCCGCTGAGCGGGACCACGCAGGAGGCTGTCGCCCAGCTGACCGCCTTCCTCGACGGCCTGGACGCCAGCCCTCTGTCGGTCGCCGGCTCGGCCACCGGCCTCAACCGGGCGACGACGGTCTCCCTCATCCACGCCTTCACCACCGACGACCCCCAGTACTGGCCCCACCTGACCCAGGCACTGACCCCGGCCCTCACCGAGCACAACGGCACCGAGCTCGTCACCCAGGCCAACCTCCTGGCCTCGGCCGGGCAGAACGAGGCGGATGACTCCGAGGCGACGAGGCCCATCGAGGACGTCCTCACCGCGATGTGGAACTCGGAGTACGCCCTGCTCGCCGTGCACTGCTCGGACTACCCGGAAACCGGTGACCTGGCCTCCTGGGACGCGCAGGCCGCCGAGCTCCGTGCTGCCTACCCGATCTCGTACGACAAGACAGGTGCCTACATGGACGCCTTCTGCCACGGCTGGGGCCACGGCTCCGGGGCGCGCGAGCCCGCCGCCGTGTCCGCCGAGGGCTCCGGGCCGATCCTCGTCGTCGGTAACACCCTCGACCACCGCACCCCGTACGCCTGGGCCGAGGACCTGGTCGGCCAGCTCGACAACGGGCACCTGCTCACGGTCGAGGCCGCGATCCACGGTCAGCTCGGGGCCAACACCTGCTCGACCGGGCAGATGAGCGAGTTCCTTGTCACCGGTGCGCTGCCGGAAGCCGGGCAGACCTGCCCGGCCGACCCCCTGCCGCCCCTGGAGGGCTGA
- a CDS encoding shikimate 5-dehydrogenase has translation MRDISKDTRLCISLSARPTNIGTRFHNHLYELLDLDFVYKAFTTTDIAAAIGGVRALGIRGCSVSMPWKEDVIALVDEMTPSATAIESVNTIVNDDGRLIAYNTDFIAIRTLLDTHEVPRTSCAVLGAGGMAKACVAALTDAGFGPGTVVARNATSGPALAEQYGWAWVASPEELADGAAELVLNATPVGMAGGPAENDLPVGPELMEAARTVFDVVAFPSRTPLVRAAEAAGKPVISGAEVIALQAAEQFALYTGVRPTPEQVAEASRISRA, from the coding sequence ATGCGGGACATCTCGAAGGACACGCGCCTGTGCATCTCCCTGTCGGCGCGGCCCACCAACATCGGTACACGCTTCCACAACCACCTCTACGAGCTGCTCGACCTCGACTTCGTCTACAAGGCCTTCACGACGACGGACATCGCCGCGGCCATCGGTGGAGTGCGGGCCCTGGGTATCCGGGGCTGCTCGGTGTCCATGCCCTGGAAGGAGGACGTCATCGCCCTCGTCGACGAGATGACGCCCTCGGCCACCGCCATCGAGTCGGTCAACACGATCGTCAACGACGACGGCAGGCTCATCGCCTACAACACCGACTTCATCGCCATCCGCACCCTCCTCGACACCCACGAGGTGCCCCGCACCTCCTGCGCCGTGCTCGGGGCAGGGGGGATGGCCAAGGCCTGCGTCGCGGCGCTCACCGACGCGGGCTTCGGCCCGGGCACGGTCGTGGCGCGCAACGCCACCTCCGGACCGGCCCTGGCCGAGCAGTACGGCTGGGCGTGGGTCGCCTCCCCTGAGGAGCTGGCCGACGGTGCCGCCGAGCTCGTCCTCAACGCCACCCCCGTGGGCATGGCGGGTGGCCCGGCCGAGAACGACCTGCCTGTGGGGCCCGAGCTCATGGAGGCCGCCCGGACCGTCTTCGACGTCGTCGCCTTCCCCTCGCGCACACCGCTCGTGCGCGCCGCGGAGGCCGCGGGCAAGCCGGTCATCAGCGGGGCCGAGGTCATCGCTCTCCAGGCCGCCGAGCAGTTCGCCCTCTACACGGGAGTGCGCCCGACCCCCGAGCAGGTGGCCGAGGCCTCCCGGATCTCGCGCGCCTGA
- a CDS encoding S8 family serine peptidase: MRTIPARPRLLAAAATALAACLLMAPVSSAAPSDPGAATDPSSKITRALTLADGSRAENVPGRWFVELAEPAQSAGGSAARIDREQEALVEAIDDAGIDADVRTQYATLWNGVALDVDETELEALAALDEVVAIQPVVVIPSPGSEESEETEESEETDPSGGTAAGDGADQSTPQMTSSLGLTGADVAQSRLGYTGDGVRIAVIDTGVDYDLPEFGGTGTPGAEPATGDGSTSFPTAKVTAGYDFVGDAFGDPAAPIATRYATSPDAYPDDCNGHGTHVAGIAAADGQPGTEQIRGVAPDAELAVYRVFGCQGSTGADIMAAAMERAATDGADVVNISIAAEFVVFSDYPTAVAAENLASKGVIVTTSQGNVGQYGRWTMGAPAAAEHVLAVGSVDNTAEMSFYLSVSTTPGRQVHYTVASGSTAQVVRDDDVAVDLVASGDPAADGADEPTDASVLCQAPQDGSLTGKTVLVRAGACSFRDKVLNAQRAGASGVILDNDVEGSLAAVLEGDDGAVISVPVVGISLSDGEAVRAGLSASSTVTFSEGYAEFDVATAGLVSAFSSWGLNDDLALKPDLVAPGGLIWSTWPIENGGPRRTRSGTSMAAPHVAGAVALILQAHPEIKDAQGLQAFEEAAWRLRSTATPVTWTQAAGDTALLEPVARQGAGLIAVDRAIEAGLEASPGVLNLGQSQDHPAGRTQTVTLTNHSSSAVTYGLSHTDAVTVTGDSWTPVRGTSSPATVSTDGSSVTVPAGGSATIDVTISAPAGIDDGDFYGGWIVLTPASGDAQGVVRIPFSGVGGNLAQAEVIGPYTTVVDADGLPVDTSTYVFGRSTRTTEGMYEDRPGVVIEPLVPFRGAQLEVIAVAADGTVTDLGEATVDESWYVRSDAPMLVWTGSYLDATGAVRQAPTGQYQLRVRVLPVGEDGQDEEDWATWTSPTMSIDWRTEGYVDQSGLSVVSSTEASALVDDNVFTTVNQDQGAAYDIDLGAVYDLTRVHYTPDQGVASTHATSWTVRTSMDGVTWTEAASGQIDPARWAPAVLELPAPVTARYLRVEPANAQGGATTVGAAEIRVAGELAAEQPSVPPVAPTGGTADPSTTATPSDPAGSGGPIGSASTGASGASGQGVSGAGVSARGGGGTSLARTGASVGIGVVAAGLLLAGALLAVRRRRD; the protein is encoded by the coding sequence GTGCGCACGATCCCAGCACGACCTCGCCTGCTCGCGGCTGCCGCCACCGCCCTGGCGGCCTGCCTCCTCATGGCCCCGGTGTCCTCGGCGGCCCCGAGCGACCCCGGCGCCGCCACGGACCCCTCCTCCAAGATCACCCGCGCCCTCACCCTGGCCGACGGCTCGAGGGCGGAGAACGTCCCCGGACGGTGGTTCGTCGAGCTGGCCGAGCCGGCGCAGAGCGCCGGCGGCTCGGCGGCCCGGATCGACCGGGAGCAGGAGGCTCTCGTCGAGGCCATCGACGACGCCGGCATCGACGCCGACGTGAGGACCCAGTACGCGACGCTGTGGAACGGCGTGGCCCTCGACGTCGACGAGACCGAGCTCGAGGCCCTGGCCGCCCTCGACGAGGTCGTGGCCATCCAGCCCGTCGTCGTCATCCCCAGCCCCGGCTCCGAGGAGTCCGAGGAGACTGAGGAGTCCGAGGAGACTGACCCGTCGGGGGGCACCGCCGCCGGGGACGGCGCCGACCAGTCGACCCCGCAGATGACGAGCTCCCTGGGCCTGACCGGCGCCGACGTCGCCCAGTCCCGGCTCGGGTACACCGGTGACGGGGTGAGGATCGCCGTCATCGACACGGGCGTCGACTACGACCTGCCGGAGTTCGGCGGCACGGGGACGCCGGGGGCCGAGCCCGCCACCGGCGACGGGTCGACGAGCTTCCCCACCGCGAAGGTGACGGCCGGCTACGACTTCGTCGGCGACGCCTTCGGGGACCCGGCCGCCCCGATCGCCACCCGGTACGCGACCTCCCCGGACGCCTACCCCGACGACTGCAACGGCCACGGCACCCACGTGGCGGGCATCGCGGCGGCGGACGGGCAGCCGGGCACCGAGCAGATCAGGGGCGTCGCCCCTGACGCCGAGCTCGCCGTCTACCGCGTCTTCGGCTGCCAGGGCAGCACGGGGGCCGACATCATGGCCGCCGCCATGGAGCGCGCGGCCACCGACGGCGCGGACGTCGTCAACATCTCCATCGCCGCGGAGTTCGTCGTCTTCTCCGACTACCCCACGGCCGTGGCGGCGGAGAACCTCGCCTCCAAGGGAGTCATCGTCACCACCTCCCAGGGCAATGTCGGGCAGTACGGCAGGTGGACGATGGGGGCGCCGGCCGCAGCCGAGCACGTCCTGGCGGTGGGCAGCGTCGACAACACCGCCGAGATGAGCTTCTACCTCTCGGTGTCCACGACCCCAGGCCGCCAGGTCCACTACACCGTCGCCTCCGGGTCGACCGCGCAGGTCGTGCGCGACGACGACGTCGCCGTCGACCTCGTCGCCTCGGGTGACCCGGCCGCCGACGGCGCCGACGAGCCGACGGACGCCTCGGTGCTGTGCCAGGCGCCGCAGGACGGCTCCCTGACCGGAAAGACGGTCCTCGTACGCGCCGGGGCCTGCTCCTTCCGGGACAAGGTCCTCAACGCCCAGAGAGCCGGTGCGAGCGGCGTCATCCTCGACAACGACGTCGAGGGCAGCCTCGCGGCCGTCCTGGAGGGCGACGACGGTGCCGTCATCTCCGTGCCCGTCGTGGGCATCTCGCTGTCGGACGGCGAGGCGGTCCGCGCGGGCCTGAGCGCCAGCTCGACCGTCACCTTCTCCGAGGGCTACGCGGAGTTCGACGTCGCCACCGCCGGTCTCGTCTCGGCATTCTCCTCGTGGGGGCTCAACGACGACCTGGCCCTCAAGCCTGACCTCGTGGCCCCCGGCGGCCTCATCTGGTCGACCTGGCCCATCGAGAACGGCGGGCCGCGCCGGACGCGCTCGGGCACCTCGATGGCAGCCCCGCACGTCGCCGGCGCCGTGGCCCTCATCCTCCAGGCCCACCCGGAGATCAAGGACGCCCAGGGCCTTCAGGCCTTTGAGGAGGCAGCCTGGCGACTGCGCTCGACCGCGACCCCGGTCACCTGGACGCAGGCGGCCGGCGACACCGCGCTGCTCGAGCCCGTGGCCCGCCAGGGCGCCGGTCTCATCGCCGTCGACAGGGCGATCGAGGCCGGGCTCGAGGCCAGCCCGGGCGTGCTCAACCTCGGCCAGTCCCAGGACCACCCCGCCGGGCGCACCCAGACCGTCACGCTGACCAACCACTCCTCCTCGGCGGTGACCTACGGGCTGAGCCACACCGACGCGGTCACCGTCACCGGCGACTCGTGGACCCCCGTGCGGGGCACCTCCTCCCCGGCGACCGTCTCGACGGACGGGTCGAGCGTGACGGTGCCCGCCGGGGGCTCCGCGACGATCGACGTGACCATCTCGGCCCCGGCGGGGATCGACGACGGCGACTTCTACGGCGGCTGGATCGTCCTGACCCCCGCCTCCGGGGACGCGCAGGGAGTCGTGCGCATCCCCTTCTCCGGGGTGGGCGGCAACCTCGCCCAGGCGGAGGTCATCGGCCCCTACACGACGGTGGTCGACGCCGACGGCCTCCCGGTGGACACCTCCACCTACGTCTTCGGCCGCTCGACGCGGACCACCGAGGGGATGTACGAGGACCGCCCCGGGGTCGTCATCGAGCCGCTCGTCCCCTTCCGCGGCGCGCAGCTCGAGGTCATCGCGGTCGCCGCCGACGGGACCGTCACCGACCTGGGCGAGGCCACCGTCGACGAGAGCTGGTACGTGCGCTCCGACGCCCCGATGCTCGTGTGGACCGGAAGCTATCTCGACGCGACGGGCGCGGTGCGCCAGGCGCCCACCGGTCAGTACCAGCTGCGGGTCAGGGTCCTGCCCGTGGGCGAGGACGGCCAGGACGAGGAGGACTGGGCGACGTGGACCTCCCCGACGATGAGCATCGACTGGCGGACCGAGGGGTACGTCGACCAGTCCGGGCTGAGCGTCGTGTCCTCGACCGAGGCGAGCGCGCTGGTCGACGACAACGTCTTCACGACCGTCAACCAGGACCAGGGCGCGGCGTACGACATCGACCTGGGTGCCGTCTACGACCTGACCAGGGTGCACTACACCCCGGACCAGGGGGTCGCCTCGACGCACGCCACGAGCTGGACGGTGCGGACCTCGATGGACGGGGTGACGTGGACCGAGGCGGCCTCCGGCCAGATCGACCCCGCGCGCTGGGCGCCGGCGGTCCTCGAGCTCCCCGCCCCGGTGACCGCCCGCTACCTGCGCGTCGAGCCGGCCAACGCCCAGGGCGGGGCGACGACGGTCGGGGCCGCCGAGATCCGGGTGGCCGGGGAGCTCGCGGCGGAGCAGCCCTCGGTGCCGCCGGTCGCGCCGACCGGCGGGACGGCCGACCCGTCGACCACCGCGACCCCGAGCGACCCGGCCGGCTCCGGCGGCCCGATCGGTTCCGCGTCCACCGGCGCCTCGGGGGCCTCAGGGCAGGGGGTCTCGGGAGCGGGGGTCTCGGCCCGCGGCGGGGGCGGGACCTCCCTGGCGCGCACCGGGGCCTCGGTGGGCATAGGGGTCGTGGCTGCCGGCCTGCTCCTGGCAGGAGCGCTGCTCGCCGTACGCCGTCGTCGGGACTAG